A stretch of the Papaver somniferum cultivar HN1 chromosome 6, ASM357369v1, whole genome shotgun sequence genome encodes the following:
- the LOC113290487 gene encoding Werner Syndrome-like exonuclease has product MYHAEFRSKRVISLDIKWNSASPDSKVATLQLCHESRCIIIQLLHLDLIPNSLRNLLSDRSITFVGVGITQDIAKLDRDYGFKCWAGNELGALSNRFFGRPKVTQLNCGAEFASTMHKLFELPVGKPVNVARSDWSRNILGIEQIKYAAIDAYVYFQYGEHLCQLLRLRGENI; this is encoded by the exons ATGTACCATGCA GAGTTTCGTTCGAAGCGTGTTATTAGTCTTGACATCAAATGGAATTCAGCTTCACCCGACAGCAAGGTTGCAACTCTTCAATTATGTCATGAAAGTCGTTGTATCATCATTCAGCTACTCCACTTGGATTTGATCCCGAACTCTTTAAGAAACTTGCTTTCGGATAGATCAATCACTTTTGTTGGTGTTGGTATCACACAGGATATTGCGAAGCTGGATCGTGACTATGGTTTTAAGTGCTGGGCAGGTAATGAGTTGGGTGCACTTTCTAACAGATTTTTTGGTAGGCCTAAGGTTACCCAGCTAAATTGTGGTGCTGAATTCGCTTCCACGATGCATAAATTGTTTGAACTTCCTGTTGGGAAACCGGTAAATGTGGCTCGCTCAGACTGGAGCAGAAACATCCTCGGTATTGAACAAATCAAATACGCTGCCATTGATGCTTATGTTTATTTCCAATATGGAGAACACTTGTGCCAATTGCTAAGATTAAGGGGTGAAAACATCTAG
- the LOC113285434 gene encoding uncharacterized protein LOC113285434 yields MDAESSSNESQPKMESTMEYPFGADIKVLRIKSSALWSMSGGGCHGHDMNQTVSIVRRGDFSFHVIIQTQSRITLTICMVDDLQWPITKDTPVIRVGLRSFAFAMPGLLYGLQFTDDGCQKDLEAFVKLLVRFGHYEDHSPGREATAGMQYTLQEEDDANFWATSQYKIDNITQPFLTQLGAITDYKSHLMTSYCMVNLETSNRQRSLKVVRMSAITKMISKGILVGGIHPNEHIELFYSPNHFTFLNTNYSEEDTNYGIDSRASPTIFAFSDIVEAIEAYGVVVSGKYQSMPPYEPKWNPLPNITFWNISKAGLIRILQVMVASATMNINHEVTGDSTDQENKPIMRDIKNEHHQNVSVEPMNEDSNIFAPKEIAGGNVSPAHHEFMEEEVRPQVEEREGFHNAEENDEVLTAPIREIKFPIINDPDTNGAVRPEMNRVEELREACAGMEVA; encoded by the exons ATGGATGCTGAATCATCATCTAACGAGTCACAACCAAAGATGGAAAGCACAATGGAGTATCCATTTGGAGCCGACATCAAAGTCCTTCGAATTAAAAGCTCCGCCTTATGGTCAATGTCTGGAGGCGGTTGTCATGGCCACGATATGAATCAAACAGTTAGCATTGTGAGACGAGGAGATTTCTCATTCCATGTTATCATACAAACCCAAAGCAGGATTACTCTAACCATTTGTATGGTGGATGATTTGCAATGGCCAATAACCAAAGATACCCCAGTCATCCGAGTTGGGCTCCGAAGCTTTGCATTTGCAATGCCAGGCTTGCTTTATGGACTCCAGTTTACAGATGATGGTTGTCAAAAGGATTTAGAGGCTTTTGTGAAGCTTCTGGTGAGGTTTGGACATTATGAAGACCATTCACCAGGAAGAGAAGCTACTGCAG GCATGCAGTACACATTgcaagaagaagatgatgccAATTTTTGGGCAACGTCTCAATACAAGATAGACAACATAACTCAACCATTTCTGACTCAACTCGGTGCGATAACAGATTACAAGTCTCATCTCATGACTAGTTACTGCATGGTGAATTTGGAAACAAGTAATAGGCAGAGATCACTCAAAGTAGTGAGAATGTCAGCAATCACAAAGATGATAAGCAAAGGAATTCTTGTTGGTGGCATTCATCCTAATGAGCACATAGAACTCTTTTACAGCCCAAACCATTTTACTTTTCTAAACACCAACTACAGTGAGGAGGATACTAACTATGGTATTGATTCACGGGCGTCTCCAACTATTTTTGCATTTTCTGACATCGTTGAAGCCATAGAAGCGTATGGAGTTGTTGTCTCGGGGAAATACCAGTCCATGCCACCTTATGAGCCTAAATGGAACCCATTGCCAAACATTACGTTTTGGAATATTAGCAAAGCGGGGTTAATCCGGATATTGCAAGTAATGGTAGCATCGGCAACTATGAATATCAACCATGAGGTGACCGGAGACTCCACTGATCAAGAAAATAAGCCGATTATGAGAGATATCAAGAACGAGCACCATCAGAATGTTTCCGTTGAACCAATGAATGAAGATTCAAACATATTTGCACCAAAAGAAATCGCAGGAGGAAATGTATCTCCTGCTcatcatgagttcatggaagaagAGGTAAGACCTCAGGTGGAAGAAAGAGAAGGTTTCCATAATGCAGAAGAAAATGACGAAGTACTTACTGCACCAATAAGGGAAATTAAGTTCCCAATAATCAACGATCCCGATACCAACGGTGCTGTTAGACCCGAAATGAATCGAGTCGAGGAATTAAGAGAAGCTTGTGCTGGGATGGAGGTTGCTTGA